The Sorangiineae bacterium MSr11954 DNA segment GGCACGTCGTTTCGAGCGGCCCACGCGCGCCACTTGGGGATGGCTTCCTGCTTGGCAAGCACGTAAATGTGCTTTCTTTCCGCGGCGATCTCCTTGACCCCGAGCTTCTCCGATTGCCCCTTGGCCGCCAGCACGGCGAAGACGGCGCCGCCCAGCACAGCGAGCGCGCCGAGGCCAATGGCGATCGGCTTGAAGGCCCCCTTCTTGAAGTTTCCTTCTTCGACGTCGAAGTCATTGCCTTGCATCGCCCCGAGACGATATCAGAGCGCAGGTTCCGAGGATCCCCTTAAGAATGAATACCGTCATCGTTGCTGCTGCAATTTTGATCGAAGACGGCCGCGTCCTTCTCACGCAGCGCAAGGCGGGCGGGCACCTCGCCGGCGCCTGGGAATTTCCCGGCGGAAAGGTCGAGCTGGGGGAGGACCCGAAGGAAGCGCTCGCGCGCGAGCTCCACGAAGAAGTGGGTATCTTCGTGCGCGTCGGTGAGATTGTAGACGTGACGTTCCACCGCTACGATGACGCGAACAAAGCAGTGTTGCTGCTCTTTTACGAAGTGGAGCGCACCGCCCCCTCGCCCGCCCCCCAGGCCATCGACGTGGCCGCGCTGAAGTGGGGCGACGAGGGCGACCTCGATCCCGCGCAGTTTCCGCCGGCGGACGTGGCCATCTTGTCCAAGGTGCGGCGAAGGCTCGGCGCGAAGGGTTAGCGGCGAACCAGCATATCGCGCGTGACGGCGTCGATGGCGGGGCAGCCTGCGAGGGTCATGGCGTGCACCAGCTCCGAGCGGAGAATATCGAGCACGCGGGCGACCCCTGCTTCCCCGAAAGCGGTGAGCCCCCAGACGATGGGGCGCCCCACGAGGACCGCGCGCGCGCCGAGGGCGAGCGCCTTGAAGACGTCGGTGCCCCAGCGCACGCCGCCGTCGAGGAGCACGTCGACGCCGGCTTGCGCGCCGAGGGCTTCGACCACGGACGGGAGCGCGTCGAGGGTGGCCACGGCAGAGTCGAGCTGACGGCCGCCGTGGTTCGAGACGATGATGCCGGCGACGCCGGAGTCCCGCGCGCGAAGCGCATCGTCGGCGCGCACGATCCCCTTGAGGACGAGCGGCATCCGCGTCCACGCGCGGATCGACGCGAGGTCGTGCCAGGTGAACGACGCATCATGCCGCGCCGCAATTTGTGCGTGGCGGAACGCGGGGTCTTTTGCCTCGATGCCGTCGCCCGGGGCAAACAGGTTGGCCATGTGCATGCCGTCGGGGAGCCCGAACGCATTGCGCACGTCCCGAAGCCGTCGCCCGAGCACCGGCGTATCTACCGTAACGACCAGCGCGCCATATCCGCTCGCCTCCGCGCGCTCCACCAGCGACCGGGTCAAGCCGCGATCTTTGTGCACGTAAAGCTGAAACCACCGCGACGCGCCTCCGACCGATGCGCCCCCCGCAGACGCGCCTGCGGCATCGTACGTGGCGGCAATGTCCTCGAGCGACGTCGTCGCCAAGGTCGACGCGACATAGAGCGTCCCGCTGCCCCCCGCAGCGCGAGCGGTCGCCCGCTCCCCCTCGGGGTGCGCCAGGCGATGGTAGGCGGTCGGGGCGATGAGGATCGGCGAGGCGAGCTCCTGACCGAGCACGCGAACGCGCGTATCGACGCGGCTCACGTCCACGAGCACGCGGTAGGCAATCGCCCATTTCCGGAAGGCGCCGCGGTTCGCGCGACGCGTGTATTCTGCATCCGATCCCGAGCGAAAGTAGTCGACCGTGCTCTTTGGAAGCATCGTGCGCGCCAGGCGTTCGACATCGCGGACCGTAAGAAGCGACGACACCTCGAGCGTGGGCTCCGTCATACCCCTAGCGTACACCTGCGATCGTCGTTATGGAGTCTCCCATGTCCAGCGAAGGCTTGCACGAGGCGGAAGAACGGCTGTCCGAGCAGACCAAGAACATGCACCGGGCGATTGTCTCGCTCATGGAGGAGCTCGAGGCGGTCGATTGGTACCAACAACGCGCGGAGGGAGCGACGGATGATGCCCTGCGCGCGGTGATCGAGCACAACCGCGATGAAGAAATCGAGCACGCATCGATGACGCTCGAGTGGATCCGTCGAAACAACCCACGCTTCGACGAAAACCTCCGCACCTACCTGTTCACGAGCGATCCCATCACCGAAATCGAGGAGGTGGAGATGGCTGCCGAGGCGCAGGGCGAGGGCGGCGCGAGCGAAGGAGCACCACGAGCAGCAAACAAGGGGGGCGAAACCACGAACCGGCCCAAGGCTGCATCATCCCGAGCGGCGGACGGCTCGCTTGCCATCGGCAGCTTGAAGGAGACCCCATGAACCTGCTCAAACGAGAGCTGGCCCCCATCCTCCCCGAAGCGTGGGAGCACATCGACGAAGAAGCCACCCGCGTGCTCAAGCTGAACCTCGCCGGGCGCAAGCTCGTCGACTTCAAGGGCCCCCACGGGTGGAAGTTCGCGGCCGTCAACACGGGCCGGCTGGAGTTCCTCAAGGAGTCCCCCGTGGCCGACGTGGCGGCCGGCGTGCGCTCGGTGCAGCCGCTCATCGAGATTCGCACCCCGCTCCACCTCGATCTGCTGGACCTCGACTCGGTCGCGCGCGGCGCGGACGACCCCGATTTGTCCGAGGTGGTTCGCGCCTCCGAGCGCATCGCGCGCGCCGAGGACAGCGCCATCTTCAACGGCTACAAAGCGGGGCAAATCGACGGCATCATCGACACCAGCCCGCACCCGCCCATCGACGTGCGCGCCGTGGAGTCGTGGCCGCAGAGCATCGTGCAAGCCAAGGAAGTCTTGCGCGCGGCCGGCATCTCGGGCCCGTACGCCATCGCGCTCGGCAAGCAAGCCTACGACGAGCTCTCGGCCGGAAGCGAAGATGGATACCCGCTGCGCAAGCGCATCGAGCGATCCCTCATCGAGGGTCCCTTCGTCTGGGCCCCCGCCATCCAAGGCGCGGTCTTGCTCTCGATCCGCGGCGGCGACTACGAGCTCACCGTGGGCCAAGATCTCTCCATCGGGTACGCGTACCACGACAAGCACTCCGTGGAGCTCTACATCACGGAGTCCTTCACCTTCCGCGTGCTCGAACCCGCCGCGGCGGTGGTGCTCAAGCGCGTTTGAGAGGCGGAGGGATCGCGCGTTCGAGCGCTCGAGCGTCACGCCCGAGCGCTCGAACATGCGAGCCTTCGCGTATTCGCGTTTACGACGACGCGAAGATCGACTGCGCGATGTCGTCGGCGGTGATCTTCGCGAGCACGATCCCGCTGCGGTAGTGGCCGGTCGCCCAAAAGAGGCCCGGGATGCTGGAGCGCCCCACCAGCGGGCGCTCCGCGTGGGGCCGAAAGCCCATCCACGTCGAGGAGAGCGACGCTTCGGCGAGCGAAGGGATCGTGCGGATGGTGCCATCGAGGATATCGCGCACCGCGCCGGCGGTGATCTCGCGGCGGTAGCCCACGAACTCCACGGTGGAGCCGCAGTACACGCGGCCATCGCCGCGGGGGATCGCATAGGCCGGCCCGCGAACGATGGGCGTGGCGAGCCGCGGAGGGCGCTCCTCGAGCTGCACCACTTGACCGCGCGCAGGGCGCACCGGCGCGAGCTCCTTCTCGATGCCGGGGAGCAAGGACGACCAGCTCCCCGCGGCCAGCACCGTCGCATCGGCCTGCACGACATTCGATTGCCCCGCGGCCGGCGGCGCCGCGAGCGCCACACCGGTGCAGCGTCCGCCCTCGAGCAGCATGCGTTCGACCACCGCACCGCTGCGCAAGCTGACATTGCGCTTCTTCGCTAAAGAGGCCACGAGCGCCCGCAGGAGCGCAGGCGGATCGACCTGCGAATCATCGGGAAAATACGCGCACGCTCCGACGTCGGCGGAGAGCTCCGGCTCGATGGATCGCGCCTGCACACCGTCGATCAGCTCGGCGCGCTGCCCCCGCGCGCGCTGCAGCGCCACGATGCGGGTGAGCCTCTCGCGCTCGACCGGGTCGCCCGTCATCACGATGAGGATGCCCGACACGCGGTAGCCCACGTCGATGCCGGTCTCGCCGCGGAGCTCCTCGATCCAGGGCCCGTACGCATCGCGCGCGCGCACGAGCCGCTCGATCTGCTCCGGATCGTCCTCGTCGATCTCGGCGCCTGCGCCCAGCATGCCCGCCGCCGCGCTCGAAGCCTCGGAGCCGGGGACGGCTCGCTCGAGAAGCACGACCTCGGCCCCGCGCTTCGCCAACTCGAGCGCGGTCGCGCACCCAATGACCCCCGCACCAATCACCGCCACACGCATGCCCGAGCCTTAGCACCAAAAAATGCAGCGTGTCTGTCTCTTCCAAGCCGCCCATGCTGCAACGCGGAGCGCCCTAGCGTACTCGTCGAGTCAGGCGCACAAACGTCACCACGTTCCACACGGCGAACCCCATGAAGAGCGCCATCAAGGCGAGCGACCATCGCGCCCGGCCCGGCGTCTCGCCATCGACCAAGAGCCACGAGCTCTCCGGCGCGCTCGCCCCGCCCTCGTTGATGCGCGCATGAAGTCCGCGATGACGGGGTCCCGTGGCATCGAAGCGCACCAGGCGACCCGTAAAGGTGCTCGGCGGAACGAAGCGCGCGCTCTCCTGCCCCGACGGAACGCGAATCTCGACCCACAGATCCGAGCGCCCCGCCACCGGCGCCAGCCGGTACGAGTCGGACTCGAAGGGGCGCTCGTAGCGGATCGCGCCGCTCGCGCCCAGCATACCGCGCGCGGTGGTGAAGCGATTTTGACCTACATCGCCCGGGCGCAAGGTGAGCAGCTCGCCCGCGTCGAAGGGCTCGGGCTGCGCAAACGCATACGCCGCGTCGCGGGCCAAGGAGAACACCATGGCGAGCGATGCCAGGGCCGTAAAAATCAAGAGCGCGAGGGTCCAGGTACGTTCGCGTCGCGGAGGCTCGGGGAGCTCCAAGAGCTCCGGATCGAGCTCCTCGCGGGCCGGGTCCCCGGGAAATGCCTGCGCATCTTGCGCGCGGTGGAGGTCTCTCATCGGACGCACATCCAGGTTGACATCTGCCGTGCGCGAACGTTCCGTAAATTTTCTCAACGGCGGCGTCGTAGGCAGGGTAGGCTTTTTGCCATGGCCAAGGCCGTCGCGTGCCCCAATTGCGGCTTTACCCAAAATCCCCCCAACGCCGTGCGTTGCGCCTCGTGTGGCGCCAAGATGGAAAGCTTGGGCCGAGCCGGCCGCTCGCGCGAAGAGGACCTCGAGCGGCGCTACCAACAGGAAGGGCTGAGCATCCGCTGGATGTTCATCGCCCTGGCCGTTCAGGTCGTTCTTACGGCCGCGCTCGTCTTCGGGCTGCCGGTCATCATCAGCGCGCTCGATTTCGAAGGGGGCAACGGGATGATCGTGTGCATCCCCGTGTGGTTCCTCGGGGGCCTGCTCATCGGCATGATCTCGCCGGGCCGCACCTTCATCGAGCCCGTGATCGCGAGCTTCATCGTGGCCATCCCGACCACGTTCGTGCTGGTGCAGAATCAAACCGTGCGCATGATCCCCACCTTTCTTTATGTGATCATGGCCTCCATCGGGGTCCTGTTCACATTGGTGGGAGCCTACATCGGCGAGCGCATTCAGCTCGGACCTCCACCGAAGACTGCGGAATAACGAAGAACACGAAACTGAGGAAAGAAGCGGCGAGCCTACGGCGCCGTTTGCCCATCCCTTCATGAAGTTCGATGTCATCATCGCGGGCGGTGGCCCCGGGGGCTCCATTTGCGCCGCAGCGCTCGCGCAAAAAGGCCGGCGCGTGCTCGTGCTCGAGAAGGCGCGCTTTCCGCGTTTTCACCTGGGTGAGTCGCTGCTGCCGCAGTCGATGCCCATTCTGGACGCGCTGGGGCTCATGCCCGAGCTGCACCGCCGCTTCCTCGTCAAACGCGGCGCCAACTTCCACGAGCACGGCACCGGCAAATCGGCGCGCTACGACTTCGCCGAGGCGTTCGACCGAAGCACCACCTATGCGTTCGAGGTGCCGCGCGACGAGTTCGACGAGGTGCTGCTCCGCCGCGCCGAGTCCCTGGGGGCCGAGATCCGCGAGGGTTGGACGGTGACCCGCATCGTGTTCGACGGCGGGCGCGCGGTCGGCGTGGAGGCCAAAACCCCCGAGGGCGCCACGCAAATGCTCCCCGCGCACTTCGTGGTGGACGCCACCGGCCGCGACGCGCTCCACGCCCACACCACGCGCACCACCGTCAAAGTTCCGCGCCTCGACAAGACCGCGCTGTTCTCCCATTTCCGCGGCGCGTACCGCGACACGGGCGATCGCGAGGGCGACATTCAAATCGTGATTTTCCCGGCCGGGTGGTTCTGGGTCATCCCCTTCAAAGACGGACGCACCAGCGTGGGCGCCGTCGTCTCCAGCGCCTGGATGAAGACGCGCGCCCCCGGCGAGAGCGTCGACGCGCTCTACCGTCGGGCGATCCAAAGCTCCGACGTGGCCACCCGCATGCTCCAAGGCGCCGAGCAGCTCTTCCCCGCGGAGGCCACCGCCGATTTCAGCTTCCGCGTGCAAAACCTGGTGGGCCCCGGGTGGCTCACCATCGGCGACGCAGGCGGATTCATCGATCCCCTCTTCTCGACGGGCGCGCACCTGGCCATGTACGGCGGCTTCCACGCGGGCGACGCCATCCACCAAGCGCTCACCGACGGAGACGTGGCCCCCGCCCGCTTCGCCCCCTGGGAGCAACTCATCCGGCGCGGCGCCGAAATGTTCCTCGGCAGCGTGCAAGCTTTCTACGACGGCACCCTCACCGAGTACCTCTTCGCGGACAAGCCGCACCCCTTCATGAAGCGCTCGATCACCTCCATGCTCGTGGGCGACGTCTTCAACGGCGACGCCCGCTGGACCCGCGAGATCCAGCAGCGCTTCCCAGCCGTGCTCGAATAGCGCGCACTAATTCCCAATCCAAATACCGCGCTGATTCGCCAAATACACCTCCTGCCGCAGGCGCGCCTCTTTGAGGTCGAGCCCCTTGCCGCGCTCTCCGCGGCGGCGCCGGTTCTTGATGAACGCGAGCTCCACCAGGGCGAGCTGCTTGTGCCGGCGCTGGCGGAAGGCGGACCAGCCCATGGAAAAGAGGATGGCCCAGTTGCGCCAGCCTAGGGTCACGTAGGTGCTGATCAAGGCGAGCTCGCTCGGGTGAATGAGGCCGCCCAGCTCACCGGTGAGCTCGCGGATGACGATGGCGCGATCGCGGACCACCAGGGCTCCGAGGAGGACGAAGAAGAGCATCACGATGACCCAGGTGCACAGGATCATCAGCACGGCGCCTTCACCGCCGAAGAAGGTGGGCAGGCCGTTGTGAAAGGCGTGCATGCCGACGGCCGCGATGTAGCCGCCGATGGGGGCCACGATCTTGACGAAGAGGTTGCGGGATTCGGCGGCGATGCCGAAACCGAGGCCGGTGCACGCGGTGAAGGTGCAGTGTGAGAGCCCCAAAAGCACGGTGCGGACGAAGAAGAGGCCCACGAATCCGCCCAACCCCGACTCGGCGAATTGGCCGGCGACATAGAGAATGTCCTCGGTCAATGTGAAGCCGAGGCCGATGATGCCGCCGTAAATGGCGCCGTCGAGCGGGCCGTCGAACTCGCGGAGGCCGAGCGCGCTGATGCCTGCGACCAGCGCGACGCCGATGCCCTTGAACCCCTCTTCGAACACGGGGGCGAGCACGGTGGCGCCGAAGGCCTGGATGCCGGGATCGTCTTGAGCCGCACCGGTCATGTTGCTCGCGAGCGCTTCGCCAACACCGCTGGAAATACCGCCGCCCAAGGTGGCAAAGATGGCGCCCCAGAGAAAGGCGCCGATGAGCAGCCACCAGGGCTCCGGCTCGAATCGATCGCACCAGCGAACGAGCAGCGCGTAAAGCACGACCAACGGGGTGACGAAGCAAAGTCCGAGAATGACTCCGACGAAGAACATGCCGCCCCTACGCTAACACGCTCGGCCATACCTCTTGGTAGGTACGGTGTCGCCGCCGCCGCCGGCCCGCCCTCGCCCTTCCCGTGCCTCGACGGCGCGCGCGTCAACGCGCGCGAAAAAGGAATCGGGCAACGAGGTGAGTCGTTGCCCGATCGGCAGTGACGTAAGCAAAGGAAGAGTGGCGGTAACGACGATTGCGAAGATCGATTCGGCGCGCACACCGACCCATCGGCCGGGGAAGGCTCGCCTCCGCGCGCACGCGGGTTGGGATCGATCGCACGGCACCCTCGGCGAAGTTCGCCGTCCACCCTTCCTACGAAGATGAGCGACAGAACCTTTAACGCCGCGGCGTTTTTTTTAAACGACGGCCATCCACACGAAGCGCGCAACACCTTGCGCCGATGCGGCTTTGCCGAACGCTCGGATATGTTCGTCCCCGACATATGGAGCGCGCACGCGCCTCTCCCATCGGATCACGCGCATCGGGACACGCGCCGCTCCACCGAAGCTCGTTTGCCTAGCCTTTGAGCACGCTTCGTTCGAGGTCGGCCGCGCGCATGGCTTGGTCGGCCGCGAGCTGCTCCTGTTTCTGCACGCGCCAGAGCAGGAAAAATGGCGGTCCCAAAAGGACGGCCGCCGGCAGGAGCGCGACGAGAGCCATCCCCATGGCAAACGCCAGCATCCCCCCAAATGCGATCAAGGTGACCACCAGAAACGCGATGAAGAGCGCTTTGGTGATCATGGGACCACGGTGGTCTGCGAGGGGAATAAGAGGAGATACGCCATGGCGACGGTGGCGAACAGCGCCACGAGAATCGCAACCATGGCGAAGATCAATGCGTGCGAGCGCTCTTTCCGAATCAAGTCGAGCGCCTCGGGGACTTCCCCGCCATACGAAAAAATGGGCGGCGGGGTATGCGGATGCGCGTGAGCCATGACTCGCCTCCTTGGCAATGCTTCTTGCCGTTGGCGAGACGAACAAAGAAGCATCTTTCGCACCCCCAGCCCGCAACCCTTTCGTCGAGGAATGCGCATGCTCAGTGAGGCAAGACGCACCGCCCACGCCCCACGTGTGACAAATGAGCGCGCCGCAAGCGCAGGATTCTGCCGCGCGCGCCATCCGTTTGGCGGAAAGCGCTCTGCGGCATCAGCGGACGCCGAACGCCTGGCGCCTCTTCGACCTACCCGTAGGCCGGCCCTTGCTTGCTCTTGGCGACCGCCGCGAGCGCGCGCATCACTTCCACCACGAGCCGCTCGGGCGACGAGCGACCGATGGCCGCGGACAGACCGAGCAATGTGGCGCGGGCGCGCGCGCCCGAAGCGCGATCGCTGTCATCCACCACGGCCAGCACGGGCACCGGCGTATCCTCGAGCTTTGCGCAGAACTCGCCGAACGACGCGTCCTCCTCGTGCTCCACGATGTTCATATCGAGAAGAACGAGCGACGGCGACGATTCGCGTACGTGATCGACGGCATCGACGAGATCGGTGGCACCGACGGTCGTAAAGCCTGCGCCATCGAGCACGCTCTTGACCACTTTGCATCGCGCTTCGTCGCAATCGACATACAGGACGAGCGGTGCCTTCGGACGTGTTGCGGAGCGCTCCGTGCGAAACGAGGGCGGCGAACGGTCCATGAGCCGTCAAGCTTAGCGCGTCCTCGCAAAGCCTAAAGCGCAAGCATACATTTCGCGCCGTGCGGTTCAGCTACATTCGCGCCGCGAGCTGTCCACACGCGGCCGCCACATCGGATCCACCGCTGTAGCGCTTGTGCGTGAAAACGCCACGTTGTCGCATGGTCTCGCGAAATTGTTCCTCGCGGTCGAGCGACGTGCGCACAAAGGGATCGGCCTCGGTGTCGATTTGATTGTACGCGAGGATCGAGAGCCTCGGTCGCACCCCCGCGCGCTTGGCAAAGTCGAGCGCGCGATCGGCGAGGGCGTGCGCGTGCGCTTCGCCATCGTTGATGCCTTGGAGCAAGGTCATCGCCCACATGGGCGAGAGCCCGGTGGTCTGGGCGTGCTCGACGGCGGCATCGAGCACCGCGTCGAGTGAAAAGGTATCGTCGATGGGCATCAAATTGCGGCGCACCTCGGTGATCGCGCTGCCCAAGGAGAGCCCGAGCCGCACCTTCGGCAGCTCGCGCGCAAGACGGCGGATCCCGGAGGGGAGCCCCGAGGTGCACACGGTGATGGCACGCGCGTCGATGGCTTGCGCGCTGGGATCGCAGAGCACGCGAATCGCTTCGATGACGCGGTCGAGGTTGGCGAGCGGCTCGCCCATCCCTTGAAAAACCACGCCGTGCACGCGCTCGCCCGCGCGAAGCCCGCGCCGCACCCAGCGCACCTGCTCGACGATCTCCCAGATCTCCAGGTTGCGCCGCAATCCAAGGCGCCCCGTCGCGCAGAAGGCACACGCCAGCGCACAACCAATCTGCGAGCTGACGCACACGGAGAAACGCCCCGCGCGCTCCAGGGGAATGCGCACGGTCTCGAACAGCTCCCCGGGCCCGTCGTCGACCGCGCTCCCCGCGCGCCCGGTCTGCGCGGCGCGAAAGAGGAGCTTGCGAAAGGGATCGAGCTGGCTCGCTTCTTCGCGAACCAGGGTGAGCTCTGGCACATGGCCCCCGGCGCGGACCCGGTCGAGGCTGACCCGGCGGACCTCGGCGAGAGGCTCCCGGAGGTCCTTTTGACGATGCACCGCGCTGACGATTTTGCGGGCCTCCGCAAGCGAAATCGCAAACGCCTCGGCGAGCGCGACAGGGGTTGCTCCTTGGAGGGCCAACATGCCCGCTTCTATAGCTCGATCTCGGCAGCGGGAGCGAAGGATCCGGGCGACGGGAACGAGGCGGAACGAACCCGGAATGATTGGGGGTCCGAAAGGGGCGCGTGTGCTAGGTTTCGCCCGACTTCGAGCATGTTCGGACTGAGCTTCGGCGAGCTGGTGGTGTTGATCGTGGTGGCGGTCGTCGTGATCGGTCCACGCGATCTGCCCAAAATGCTGGGAAAGCTCGGGCGATTCGCCGGAAAAATGAGGCGGATGGCCGCGGACCTCCGGCATCAGAGCGGCATCGACGAGGTGCTGCGCGCCGAGGGCATCCAGGAGAACATTCAGGAGATTCGCAAGCTGGCGCGCGGTGAGCTGGACCAACTCACCGAGGCGGCGCGCATGCCCGAGAGGCCGTTCGGCCCCGATCCCGACCCCGCGGTGGCTGCCTCGAGCGCGGCAAGCACCTCTTCGAGCCTGTCGGGTTCCACGAACGCGGCCGGCGGATATGCACCCACACCTTACGGCGGGCACACGTCCTACGGTGGCGAAGACGACATCGACTACGTGGGCGCGCGCAATCGCGAGTACCCGCGCGAGGGAGCCGACTCCGGCAACGCCATGCCCGATACGGCGTTCATGTACACCGAACCCTTGCGACCGAGCCCGCTCGCGAGCGATCCGCTGTACATGACGGGCGATCCCCACGGCGTGATCCCCGCTCCTCCTCCGCCGCCGGTCGATCCTGCGTATCCCGAAGAGTCGACGGATCTGCAGGAGTCCCACGAGCCGGGAGAGGCTCGAGAGCCACATGAACCCGTCGAGGTTCGCGAGCCTCGCGATTTGGGCGCACCATGAGCGAAGCCGAAATCCGCGGACAGAACGAGACCATTCCGTCCGGCATCACGAACTCCACGAGCAGCTCGGGCGGCTCGAGCGAAGGCGATCCCCTCCCCGAGTCCGACGTCAAGATGACGATCTGGGAGCACCTGGGCGAGCTGCGCACGCGCGTGTTTCGCGCCGCCATCGGGCTGTTCGTGTGCACGGCGGCCTGCTGGGGGTTTCGCGAGAAGATCCTGGCGTGGCTGGTCAAGCCTTATGAAGCGCAGTGGATCGCGCGGAAGTTCCCGGGGGTCCCCGAGCTTCAGACCCTGGGGCCCGCCGATGTTTTCGTGGGCTACATGCAGCTCTCGCTGGTGGGCGGCGCCATCTTCTCGGCCCCGGTGATCTTTTATCAGCTTTGGGCGTTCATCAGCCCCGGGCTGTATTCGCGCGAGAAGCGCTTCATCGTCCCCTTCGTGGTCTTCTCGACGGGCCTGTTCCTGTCGGGGGTCTTCTTTGGGTACTACGTCGCGTTTCCATTTACGTTCAGCTACTTCTTTTCGCTGCTCGGCCAAGTCAGCGACGCCGGCATGGTGCTCACCCAGCGGCCCACGCTCGAGCTGTATCTCGACTTCGCGACGACCATGCTGCTCGCATTTGGGTTCGTCTTCGAGCTGCCGCTCTTCATCTCGTTTTTGGCCATCGCGGGCCTCGTTACACCGACGCAGCTCGTAAAATTCAGCCGCTGGGCGATTCTCCTCTCCTTTATCGTGGGGGGAGTCGTCACGCCGGGTCCTGAAATTTCGAGCCAGCTCGCCGTCAGCCTTGCGCTCATCGTTCTCTACTTCGTGTCCGTCGTCATCGCGTTCTTCGTAGCGCCCAAGAAGCGCCCGGACGACGACGACAGCAAGGCGGCGTCGACCTAACCCGCATCGAGGTCGCGCCATGACCACCGCCACTCCCCCTGTTTCGCGCCCCGTTTCGCGTGGGGCCTCGTTGCCGCTGGCGCCGCTGGTCCCGGGCGAGCCGGTGATCGGGCAGCTGCGCAACCTGCAAAGCCGGCGGCTGACCTTCTTTACGCAGACGATGCTCGCCTACCGCGACATCGCGCGATTCCGGGTGTTGAACCTGTCGGCGCACCTGGTGATCCACCCCGATGGGGTGCGCCATATGCTCCAAGAGAACGCGAAGAACTACACCAAGGAGACGCGCGGCTTTCGCCAGCTGCGGCTGGTGCTGGGCAACGGTCTCGTCACCAGCGACGGCGAGTTCTGGCTCCGCCAGCGGCGCATCGCGCAGCCCGCGTTTCACAAAACCAAGATCTCCGGCTTCGCCGATACCATGGTCCGCGCCGCCGTCGATCTCGCCGGCGTGTGGGAAGCGCAAGCCCGGCGCGGAGCGAGCCTGGACGTCGCCCAGGAGATGATGCGCGTCACCTTGCGCATCGCGGGCGAGACCTTGCTCAGCACCGACGTCACCGGAGACGCAAACTCCATTGGCGCGTCGCTCACGTCGCTCCTCGCCAACGCCAACCGGCGCATCACCGCGCCGCTCGATCTGCCGCTCCACTGGCCCACCCCAGCCAACGTGCGCTTCCGGCGCGAGCTCCGCGTCATCGACACCGTGGTGGGGCGCATCATCGCCGAGCGCCGCGCCTGTCCGGGCGAAAAGCCCGCCGATCTTCTCTCGATGCTCATGGATGCGCGCGACGAATCGGCCGCGCCCGGGAGCGAAGCGGGCATGACGAACGAGCAGCTGCGCGACGAGGTGATGACCATGTTCCTCGCCGGCCACGAGACGACGGCCAACGCATTGGCGTGGACGTTCTATTGCCTTTCGAAGCACCCCTCGGCGCAGAGGCAGCTCACCGAGGAGCTCGACCTGGTCTTGAACGGCCGCACGCCGGCCCTGGACGACGTGCCCAAGCTCGCGTTCACGCAGATGGTCATCAAAGAATCGATGCGCCTCTATCCCCCTGCTTGGGCCGCCTCCCGCCGCGCCATCGACGACGACGCCCTCTGCGGCTACCGCGTCCCCGCGGGCGACATCGTCTTCTTCAGCCCCTACGCCACGCACCGGCACCCCGATTTCTGGGAGAACCCCGAAGGCTTCGATCCCTTT contains these protein-coding regions:
- a CDS encoding FAD-binding oxidoreductase, giving the protein MRVAVIGAGVIGCATALELAKRGAEVVLLERAVPGSEASSAAAGMLGAGAEIDEDDPEQIERLVRARDAYGPWIEELRGETGIDVGYRVSGILIVMTGDPVERERLTRIVALQRARGQRAELIDGVQARSIEPELSADVGACAYFPDDSQVDPPALLRALVASLAKKRNVSLRSGAVVERMLLEGGRCTGVALAAPPAAGQSNVVQADATVLAAGSWSSLLPGIEKELAPVRPARGQVVQLEERPPRLATPIVRGPAYAIPRGDGRVYCGSTVEFVGYRREITAGAVRDILDGTIRTIPSLAEASLSSTWMGFRPHAERPLVGRSSIPGLFWATGHYRSGIVLAKITADDIAQSIFASS
- a CDS encoding alpha-hydroxy-acid oxidizing protein, with the protein product MTEPTLEVSSLLTVRDVERLARTMLPKSTVDYFRSGSDAEYTRRANRGAFRKWAIAYRVLVDVSRVDTRVRVLGQELASPILIAPTAYHRLAHPEGERATARAAGGSGTLYVASTLATTSLEDIAATYDAAGASAGGASVGGASRWFQLYVHKDRGLTRSLVERAEASGYGALVVTVDTPVLGRRLRDVRNAFGLPDGMHMANLFAPGDGIEAKDPAFRHAQIAARHDASFTWHDLASIRAWTRMPLVLKGIVRADDALRARDSGVAGIIVSNHGGRQLDSAVATLDALPSVVEALGAQAGVDVLLDGGVRWGTDVFKALALGARAVLVGRPIVWGLTAFGEAGVARVLDILRSELVHAMTLAGCPAIDAVTRDMLVRR
- a CDS encoding tryptophan 7-halogenase — its product is MKFDVIIAGGGPGGSICAAALAQKGRRVLVLEKARFPRFHLGESLLPQSMPILDALGLMPELHRRFLVKRGANFHEHGTGKSARYDFAEAFDRSTTYAFEVPRDEFDEVLLRRAESLGAEIREGWTVTRIVFDGGRAVGVEAKTPEGATQMLPAHFVVDATGRDALHAHTTRTTVKVPRLDKTALFSHFRGAYRDTGDREGDIQIVIFPAGWFWVIPFKDGRTSVGAVVSSAWMKTRAPGESVDALYRRAIQSSDVATRMLQGAEQLFPAEATADFSFRVQNLVGPGWLTIGDAGGFIDPLFSTGAHLAMYGGFHAGDAIHQALTDGDVAPARFAPWEQLIRRGAEMFLGSVQAFYDGTLTEYLFADKPHPFMKRSITSMLVGDVFNGDARWTREIQQRFPAVLE
- a CDS encoding PrsW family intramembrane metalloprotease; this encodes MFFVGVILGLCFVTPLVVLYALLVRWCDRFEPEPWWLLIGAFLWGAIFATLGGGISSGVGEALASNMTGAAQDDPGIQAFGATVLAPVFEEGFKGIGVALVAGISALGLREFDGPLDGAIYGGIIGLGFTLTEDILYVAGQFAESGLGGFVGLFFVRTVLLGLSHCTFTACTGLGFGIAAESRNLFVKIVAPIGGYIAAVGMHAFHNGLPTFFGGEGAVLMILCTWVIVMLFFVLLGALVVRDRAIVIRELTGELGGLIHPSELALISTYVTLGWRNWAILFSMGWSAFRQRRHKQLALVELAFIKNRRRRGERGKGLDLKEARLRQEVYLANQRGIWIGN
- a CDS encoding ferritin-like domain-containing protein, which produces MSSEGLHEAEERLSEQTKNMHRAIVSLMEELEAVDWYQQRAEGATDDALRAVIEHNRDEEIEHASMTLEWIRRNNPRFDENLRTYLFTSDPITEIEEVEMAAEAQGEGGASEGAPRAANKGGETTNRPKAASSRAADGSLAIGSLKETP
- a CDS encoding bacteriocin family protein, whose product is MNLLKRELAPILPEAWEHIDEEATRVLKLNLAGRKLVDFKGPHGWKFAAVNTGRLEFLKESPVADVAAGVRSVQPLIEIRTPLHLDLLDLDSVARGADDPDLSEVVRASERIARAEDSAIFNGYKAGQIDGIIDTSPHPPIDVRAVESWPQSIVQAKEVLRAAGISGPYAIALGKQAYDELSAGSEDGYPLRKRIERSLIEGPFVWAPAIQGAVLLSIRGGDYELTVGQDLSIGYAYHDKHSVELYITESFTFRVLEPAAAVVLKRV
- a CDS encoding (deoxy)nucleoside triphosphate pyrophosphohydrolase, with protein sequence MNTVIVAAAILIEDGRVLLTQRKAGGHLAGAWEFPGGKVELGEDPKEALARELHEEVGIFVRVGEIVDVTFHRYDDANKAVLLLFYEVERTAPSPAPQAIDVAALKWGDEGDLDPAQFPPADVAILSKVRRRLGAKG